The Opisthocomus hoazin isolate bOpiHoa1 chromosome 2, bOpiHoa1.hap1, whole genome shotgun sequence genomic interval TGCAGGAACTCAAGACATTGGTTATTGGTATATTTGGTATGATTGGgcccaacaaagaaggaaacctgaaAGTAATCGTAATAATGGAGGTCAGTTATCTCTCTCTGCTCCCCCTGCTCTGGATGCAGACGGTGACGATTCCACCACAAAAGGGATTGGAAAGCATCCTGTGAAATtggattacattccaaaccctagggctggaccaggagccctGCCAGAGGTCACTGCAATCCAAGCTGTGGCaagacatgaaccttggaaacaaggagatttggtagcttggcaagcaaaaatgccaAGACTacgagatgatgcagaaaaatgtgctcaattattatctgacatcataactgattattttcctaactggagtgatgtaagaactctcctccAAGAATTATTCCAACCAGAGGCAAGAGAGAAAATCTTACAAAAAGATAGGGAAATTGCTCAGAAGGGAAATGGACTTCATCCATGGCCTGAACAAAATCCAGCCTGGGATGTAACCAccacagaaggacttcaagcaTATCAAACTGCTGTTTACCAATTAGTTGAAGCAGTTAGACAAACCGGAGAACGAGTCACAGATTGGACCAAAGTAATGGAATGTaggcaaaaacctgatgaacatcccagTGATTATTGGGGCAGACTGAAagctacacttttaaaatatgggggaatgactcatgaaaattttcaggaaccattggCCATAAGTGTGTTTGTGGACCAATCTGCTCctgacattaataaatatttctgaaaacatgTGCCGGGCTGGCAAGGTGAAACTTTGACTAAAATTCTGAGCATAGCAACCTTTGTTTTCGACGGAAGGagtgaagaacaacagaagcaagaagaggagaaactgaaggcagagaagaagagagaacgtaaagaaagagaaatcagccTGTTCACTGCAGCGATTGCTCAGATTTATAGCCAAAGAGGAAGAGGTCAGGGGTTTCCCGgaagaggaatcagaggaagaggtcAAAGAGGCAGAAgtcttcctccccctgtttccCCATATTCTAAcactcctgaatgtttttattgtggtaatttTGGTCATTTACAGCGTGCATGCCCCCTGAGACCAGTGGCTTCAGCAGTCAAAGTTAGAAATTATGGAGaaagacctcccagacctcactcaGTAATTGATGGAAGCGGTTGGGCTTAAGGTAGATCATAACGGTCacgtcacagcaaaggtaaatggtatttttgtcaattttctagtagatacgggagcagcaatatcattattaaacttttttgttccacaattatcaggagaaaaaaaaaaaaaaggtagatggagtggtgggaggtaaGGAATTACCCCTTTCGCTTCCCCTTCCGGTGgtactgggaggaaaaatggcttggGGAAAGTTTGTCGTCTCCTCTGAAACagctgtgtctttgctgggatgggatttgttgcaagaatttgacacttgtatctctttaactccaactggtATCCAGCTAATAGTAATTGGcatgtctttaatcaaaataccagaaagTAAAAAGGAGGAGAACAAGATCTCCGAggaactctctgatattcctcatgaattaGGCAGCGCTTCTGGAGATGAAGCAGGActgttaaaatcagctgaacctgtggtaatccaaacaaaaggagggacaccTTCTTCTACTCAGCAATAtccaatagtttcagaagcaTTTCCTAGTATTGGTAAGCAAATTGACAAATTCTTAAAAGAGGGAATTCTAAAAGAATGTAGGAGCCCTTACAATACCCCAATTCTACCTGTGAGTAAAACAGGCTGGACAAGGACGGAGACCCTGAACATAGGTCTGTTCAAGATTTACGAGCAGCTGATGAGCATGTTATTGCACCACATCCAGTTGTTCCAGACCCGAGTTTGATAATAACTCAAATACCACCTTGGGGCCAGTATTACACTGTGCttgatttaacaggagccttttttaATATACCAATAGCAAaacaaagtcaacatatttttgcctttacttggcaagggaaacagttaacctggacacgatTGCCACAAGTTTTTACTAGTTCACTcactattttctctcagattttgcaAAATTGTTTACAGGATTTAAgttttccctgtttgtctgttcttatacaatatgtggatgattttTACTTGTAAGACGAAAGAAAATTGTATATGTGATACcaaatatttgtgttgtcagtTGGTACAGAAGGGTCATCGAGTttctccatccaaactgcagttttgccagactaaggtaaagtacctgggatttttatgaagcccaggaaaaagagaaattgatcctgaaagagttaaaataatacaggaactgccaagacctaCCACTAAGAAGCAGTTAAGGGGATTTCTAGGGCAAGTTGGAATTTGCAGACCTTGGATTCCCGGAtttagtgaaatagcaaaaccATTGCATGAAGCAACCAGAAATGAGGAAGTAGAACCTATAGCGTGGGGACCTGAAAGAGAGAAAGCTTTTCAGACACTGAAAACTGCCTTATTGAATACCCCAGCATTAGGACTCCCTGATTATATCAAACCCTTTAAACTTTATGGTGATGAGATAAAGGGAACGGCCAGAGGACTTTTAGTCCAGATTTTAGGGCCTCATGAAAGGccagtagcttatttttcagTTACTTTAGGTCCTGTAGTAAAAGGAACTCCCTCTGGTATCAGGGCAATTGCAGCTGAGATGGTGGAAAAATCTAGGTCAATCATTTTAGGACATGCACTAACCGTATGTGTACCCCAGGAGGTGGAAATTTTCTTAAAACAATGTGCTGAAAAGTCTCTTTCACCCCAAAGGGCATGTCGTTATGAATTAGCATTATTATTAGCTgacaatttgaaattggaaaggtgcaACACACTTAACCCTGCCACAGTGTTACCTTTGCCGACTGATGATGAAAAAGATACGCATGACTGTACGCAAATTTTAACCTTTACTAGCAAGTCTCGAGACGACAGAACAGATCAACCACTTGATAACCTGGAGATGAGTCTTTTCACAGATGGATCATCATATTATGATAAAGGACGATGGATGGTGGGGTTTGCGGTGACGACAGAAACAACGGTATTAATTGCTGGACCTTTACCTTTGTCTCTGGGAACACAAGGTGCGGAAGTTGTCGCACAGACAGAAGCAGCCAggtatgcaaaagggaaaaaaagggaacatTTATACTgactcaaaatatgcttttggaaTGTTGTGCAACAGGTGCCCTTcagaaagagagaggatttctgacttcagcaggaaaaacgaTTGCTCatggaaagcaaataaaagatTTACTGGAAGCGATTCAGTTGCCGACAGCTTTAGCGGCAATATATATTAAAgctcacacaggaaaacaagatgccATCTCAAGAGGTGACCACTTGGCTGATCAAGCAGCTCGAGCAGCTGCAAGACATTGCGACCTTcttatggctgcactgcaaacaagGGAAGAATGGACAAGCCCACCGGACATGTGCCAACTCTGTGAATCCTTAACCAAAAATGAACGATCCTTATGGGAGTGACTAGGAGCTCAAAGGCGaggagagcaatggattttgaacaacaagcctctgttgccaaaaaggtatttattacccttaacctgttggttccatgagaaaactcatggagtTCCGGAGAGCATAGCTTCCCATATCCAAAAACTGTGGGCAGCGCCAGGAATTTATGCTGCAGCACGAAGAGTTTGTGAGAATTGTAAACTCTGCAAGCAATATGCTACGTTGTGAATTAACCCGCCACAAGGTAAAAGGCCTccggccacctttccttttcaaaagctccacATTGATTattatgctgagatgcctaaGACTCTGGGTTATGTATACTCGTTAGTGATTGTAGATCAATTATCTGGGTGGGTAGAAGCTTTCCCAACGAGAAAGAATGATTCAAAATCAGTAGGttaagattttgttaaaagaattaattccacGATATAGTGTTCCAGAAATAATTGCCTCAGACAGGGGAGCACGCTTTACGGCAGCTATTTTGGTTCAAATAGATCATGCATTAGGAATTCGGCAACAGTTACACACCGCTTATCATCCAGAGTCCTCTGGACAAGTAGAAAGGATGAACAGAACCATTAAGGAGAagttagttaaggtttgtaaacaaactggattaaaatggcCAGAAGCTTTGAACTCAGTTTTGTGGGATATTGGAAACACTCCAAGGCAGCCTGTAGGAGTGTcccctgcagaaattctttttggtagAATTCTTGCCGTTCCGGGCAAGAATTTGTGTTCCATCAAAAActagccttttggatggagatgaacaaatcactcaataccttttgtacctccaggattctttttcccagatgagaaatcaTGCCTGTTGGTATCAAGGTGTATCTCCTGAAGTGCCAGTACATGATATACAGCCAGGAGATAAAGTGTATCTGAAaaattacaaacagaaaaagagatccgaaccaaaatgggaaggaccatGCACTGTACTATTAACCTCTTTTTATGCTGTTAAGGTTGCTGGGAAAGAGACCTGGATCCATCATTCTCACGTCTGGAAAGATACTGAAGAACAATGAATTTGGTATACGCATTTCTAATTGTTCTATGTAAATTACCTGTTAGCAGTCTCCACGGATTCTGGGTAAGATCAGCGATACGCTATCAAGATGCCGGTACCAATATCACTAACGTCACGTATAGCGATTTGTCTGGCGAACTTGAGGGCCAAGCTGCAGGAGTTGAGACAGACTCCGGGCGATTCGTTCTTACGTCTGACTGTCTGAAGACTGAGACAAGAGACACTATCGCTATCAACCTATGTGAAGATTCTCTGCAATTCTGTGTCAACGTACGATCTCTGCTTGACTATCGATTTTGACTTGGACCTCCAGCTATGGTAGCTCTAAACGGCTGCACACATACCAGGACTGGGATAGCGGTAAATTCTCTATATTTGTGCATCATATTCAGTTACAAGACCCCCTCTGGGGAAGAGGAACATGGTGCTACGATCATCACATGTGGGGAATTTGTGGCCATGGAGATTGGTGCTGTCATAGATACGATTTATCAGGCAGTCGCTTTTATGGTGAATTTAGGATTGTGATTTATGATTATACCTGTACTAACCCTTTGAATTTGATGTCCATCTTTAGGATTAATTGACCTGCTGTATATCGAAGCATG includes:
- the LOC142364572 gene encoding LOW QUALITY PROTEIN: uncharacterized protein LOC142364572 (The sequence of the model RefSeq protein was modified relative to this genomic sequence to represent the inferred CDS: inserted 2 bases in 1 codon; deleted 1 base in 1 codon) codes for the protein MGLHFLLSDRNISASCLEQPLWPKMQELKTLVIGIFGMIGPNKEGNLKVIVIMELIVIGMSLIKIPESKKEENKISEELSDIPHELGSASGDEAGLLKSAEPVELPRPTTKKQLRGFLGQVGICRPWIPGFSEIAKPLHEATRNEEVEPIAWGPEREKAFQTLKTALLNTPALGLPDYIKPFKLYGDEIKGTARGLLVQILGPHERPVAYFSVTLGPVVKGTPSGIRAIAAEMVEKSRSIILGHALTVCVPQEVEIFLKQCAEKSLSPQRACRYELALLLADNLKLERCNTLNPATVLPLPTDDEKDTHDCTQILTFTSKSRDDRTDQPLDNLEMSLFTDGSSYYDKGRWMVGFAVTTETTVLIAGPLPLSLGTQGAEVVAQTEAARYAKGKKRNIYTDSKYAFGMLXATGALQKERGFLTSAGKTIAHGKQIKDLLEAIQLPTALAAIYIKAHTGKQDAISRGDHLADQAARAAARHCDLLMAALQTREEWTSPPDMCQLCESLTKNERSLWE